A window from Musa acuminata AAA Group cultivar baxijiao chromosome BXJ3-10, Cavendish_Baxijiao_AAA, whole genome shotgun sequence encodes these proteins:
- the LOC103974673 gene encoding probable xylan O-acetyltransferase 10 yields the protein MKAPFPHRKRSFPSYLFTISFVIFVIFLYGEDFTCILSSPFLGSQHAEVHPRPRQQQLRQKQGLLREKDEAVAFAVGKTAEGCDVFEGEWVYDEVSRPQYAEEECPYIQPQLTCQAHGRPDAGYQHWRWQPHGCILPSFNATLTLEMLRGKRMLFVGDSLNRGQFVSMVCLLHRVIPENAKSMETFDSLTVFTAKDYNATIEFYWAPFLVESNSDNAVVHRITERIVRAGSIMKHARYWKGADIVVFNTYLWWMTGQKMKILRGSFDADPKNITEMVTEDAYRLALGRMMKWVEKHMDPHTARVFFATMSPSHESSKEWGGDPDGNCYNETTPIKDPTYWGSTSKSMMQVIGDVFGATKVPITLLNITQLSEYRKDAHTQIYKKQWSPLTPEQLANPRSYADCNHWCLPGLQDTWNELLYAKLFFP from the exons ATGAAGGCCCCGTTTCCCCACCGCAAACGCAGCTTCCCCTCCTACCTTTTCACCATCTCCTTTGTCATCTTTGTCATCTTCCTCTACGGCGAGGACTTCACATGCATCCTGAGCTCTCCGTTCCTGGGTTCCCAGCACGCGGAGGTTCATCCGAGGCCGCGGCAGCAACAGCTACGGCAGAAGCAAGGTCTGCTAAGAG AGAAGGATGAGGCGGTGGCGTTCGCGGTGGGGAAGACGGCGGAGGGGTGCGACGTCTTCGAGGGGGAGTGGGTGTACGACGAGGTGTCGAGGCCCCAGTACGCCGAGGAGGAGTGCCCCTACATCCAGCCCCAGCTCACGTGCCAGGCGCACGGCCGGCCCGACGCCGGCTACCAGCACTGGAGGTGGCAGCCGCACGGCTGCATTCTCCCCAG CTTTAATGCCACGCTGACACTGGAAATGCTCCGAGGCAAGCGGATGCTGTTCGTCGGCGATTCCTTGAACCGCGGCCAGTTCGTGTCGATGGTGTGCCTGCTGCACCGAGTCATCCCAGAGAACGCCAAGTCCATGGAAACCTTCGATTCCCTCACCGTCTTCACCGCTAAG GACTACAATGCAACTATCGAATTCTACTGGGCTCCGTTTTTGGTGGAATCCAATTCGGACAATGCCGTCGTTCACAGAATCACTGAGAGGATCGTTCGAGCAGGGTCCATCATGAAGCATGCTCGGTACTGGAAGGGAGCTGACATCGTCGTCTTCAACACCTATCTTTGGTGGATGACGGGCCAAAAGATGAAGATTCT GCGAGGGTCCTTCGACGCTGACCCCAAGAACATCACTGAGATGGTGACAGAGGACGCATACAGACTGGCGTTAGGGAGAATGATGAAATGGGTCGAGAAGCACATGGATCCTCACACAGCCAGAGTGTTCTTCGCCACCATGTCACCTTCTCATGAAAG TAGCAAGGAGTGGGGAGGTGACCCTGATGGGAACTGCTACAACGAGACGACACCGATCAAGGATCCGACATACTGGGGAAGCACCAGCAAGAGCATGATGCAGGTCATCGGAGACGTGTTCGGAGCCACTAAAGTGCCAATTACGCTGCTGAACATTACCCAGCTGTCGGAGTACCGCAAAGATGCTCACACACAGATCTACAAGAAGCAGTGGAGCCCGTTGACGCCGGAGCAGCTAGCGAACCCCAGAAGCTACGCAGATTGTAACCACTGGTGCTTGCCTGGCCTTCAGGACACTTGGAACGAGCTATTGTACGCCAAGCTCTTCTTCCCATAG
- the LOC135650798 gene encoding PRA1 family protein B2-like, which translates to MMSSAPSPLPVFNPPSSTAAPGAPVPAAAASSGAPVATPAFRIFLSRLSDSIHRSLSNRRPWSELADRSAFSRPDSLADAASRVRKNLAYFRVNYAAVIAAVLAISLITNPFSLLVLLSLLAAWCLLLLFRPSDQPLVIMGRTFSDRETLAGLVLMTVFVIFLTSVGSLLISSLVAGAAVVGVHGAFHVPDDLFLDEQETGAAGGLLSFLGGATAGPAVVGAAHV; encoded by the coding sequence ATGATGTCCTCTGCCCCTTCTCCTCTCCCCGTCTTCAACCCACCATCCTCCACCGCCGCCCCGGGCGCCCCAGTCCCCGCCGCAGCTGCGTCTTCAGGGGCCCCGGTTGCAACCCCGGCCTTCCGCATCTTCCTCTCCCGCCTTTCCGACTCCATCCACCGCTCCCTCTCCAACCGCCGCCCTTGGTCGGAGCTCGCCGACCGCTCTGCCTTCTCCCGTCCAGATTCCCTCGCGGACGCCGCCTCCCGCGTCCGCAAGAACCTCGCCTACTTCCGCGTCAACTACGCGGCTGTCATCGCAGCCGTCCTCGCCATCTCCCTCATCACCAATCCTTTTTCCCTCCTCGTCCTTCTCTCCCTCCTTGCCGCCtggtgcctcctcctcctcttccgcccCTCCGATCAGCCGCTCGTCATCATGGGCCGCACCTTCTCCGACCGCGAGACTCTCGCCGGCCTTGTCCTCATGACTGTCTTCGTTATCTTCCTCACCTCCGTCGGGTCGCTTCTGATCTCATCCTTGGTCGCCGGTGCGGCCGTCGTCGGTGTACATGGGGCTTTCCACGTCCCGGACGATCTATTCCTCGATGAACAGGAGACAGGCGCCGCTGGAGGGCTCTTATCCTTTCTTGGCGGAGCCACGGCGGGCCCCGCCGTCGTCGGTGCTGCCCATGTGTGA